The proteins below are encoded in one region of Sphingobium yanoikuyae:
- a CDS encoding electron transfer flavoprotein subunit alpha/FixB family protein produces the protein MTKTLVWVEHEGGAVKDATLSAVTAAAKLGEVHLLVAGQGVDGVAAEAAKIAGVGKVHVADDAAFGHALAENVAPLIVELMGHHDAFVAPATSNGKNIAPRVAALLDVMQISDILSVESEDTFTRPIYAGNAIATVKSKDAKKVITVRGTAFEKAAKEGGNGAVEAVASTGDKGISSFVGAEIAKLERPELTSAKIIVSGGRALKDGPTFEEYIMPLADKLGAAVGASRAAVDAGYVPNDYQVGQTGKIVAPEVYIAVGISGAIQHLAGMKDSKTIVAINKDEDAPIFQVADIGLVGDLFKVVPELTGKL, from the coding sequence ATGACGAAGACGCTCGTTTGGGTTGAACATGAGGGCGGCGCCGTCAAGGACGCGACCCTTTCCGCCGTGACCGCTGCAGCCAAGCTGGGCGAAGTCCATCTGTTGGTCGCTGGCCAGGGCGTCGACGGCGTTGCCGCCGAAGCCGCCAAGATCGCCGGCGTGGGCAAGGTCCATGTCGCCGACGACGCGGCCTTTGGCCATGCGCTGGCAGAGAATGTCGCGCCGCTGATCGTCGAACTGATGGGCCATCATGACGCGTTCGTCGCGCCGGCCACCAGCAACGGCAAGAATATCGCGCCGCGCGTCGCCGCCTTGCTGGACGTGATGCAGATCAGCGACATTCTGTCGGTCGAAAGCGAAGATACCTTCACCCGCCCGATCTATGCCGGCAACGCGATTGCCACGGTCAAGTCGAAGGACGCCAAGAAGGTCATCACCGTTCGCGGAACGGCCTTTGAAAAGGCGGCCAAAGAAGGCGGCAATGGTGCGGTGGAAGCCGTGGCCTCGACCGGCGACAAGGGCATTTCCTCTTTCGTCGGCGCCGAGATCGCCAAGCTGGAACGCCCCGAGCTGACCAGCGCCAAGATCATCGTGTCGGGTGGCCGCGCGCTGAAGGACGGTCCGACCTTCGAGGAATATATCATGCCGCTGGCCGACAAGCTGGGCGCGGCCGTCGGTGCCTCGCGCGCGGCGGTCGATGCGGGCTATGTCCCCAACGACTATCAGGTCGGCCAGACCGGCAAGATCGTCGCCCCGGAAGTCTATATCGCGGTCGGCATTTCCGGCGCGATCCAGCACCTTGCCGGCATGAAGGACAGCAAGACCATCGTCGCCATCAACAAGGACGAGGATGCGCCGATCTTCCAGGTGGCCGACATCGGCCTGGTCGGTGACCTGTTCAAGGTGGTGCCGGAACTGACCGGCAAGCTGTAA
- a CDS encoding glycine zipper 2TM domain-containing protein, with translation MRTPIMALAALAMLPLGACASDNYGGGYGYDRPGGYNRPSGGRDRDRRPPRRHLGDNDQIYRDRDGRYYCKRDDGTTGTIVGALAGGVLGNVIAPGGSKTLGTILGGAGGALAGRAIDKNDINCE, from the coding sequence GTGCGTACCCCCATAATGGCGCTTGCCGCCCTTGCCATGCTCCCGCTCGGCGCCTGCGCCTCGGACAATTATGGCGGCGGCTATGGCTATGACCGCCCCGGCGGCTACAACCGCCCGTCCGGCGGCCGCGACCGGGATCGCCGCCCGCCGCGCCGCCATCTCGGCGACAATGACCAGATCTACCGCGACCGCGACGGCCGCTATTATTGCAAGCGCGATGACGGCACCACCGGCACCATCGTCGGCGCCCTTGCCGGCGGCGTACTCGGCAATGTCATCGCTCCCGGCGGCTCCAAGACGCTCGGCACCATCCTGGGCGGCGCCGGCGGCGCCCTTGCCGGCCGGGCCATCGACAAGAACGACATCAACTGCGAATAA
- a CDS encoding electron transfer flavoprotein subunit beta/FixA family protein yields the protein MKILVPVKRVIDYNVKPRVKADGTGVDLANVKMSMNPFDEIAVEEAIRLKEKGAATEVVAVSIGVAKAQETLRTALAMGADRAILIQTDDEVEPLGVAKLLAKVQEEEGAGLIILGKQAIDDDSNQTGQMLAALLNLPQGTFASKVEVEGDKVNVTREVDGGLETVKLNTPAIITTDLRLNEPRYASLPNIMKAKSKPLANKTPADYGVDIAARLETLKVSEPPKRSAGIKVADVDELVAKLKALGVAA from the coding sequence ATGAAGATCCTTGTGCCCGTGAAGCGGGTTATTGATTACAATGTGAAGCCGCGGGTGAAGGCGGATGGCACGGGCGTGGACCTGGCCAACGTCAAGATGAGCATGAACCCGTTCGACGAAATCGCCGTCGAGGAAGCCATTCGCCTGAAGGAAAAGGGCGCGGCGACCGAGGTCGTGGCGGTATCGATCGGCGTCGCCAAGGCGCAGGAAACGCTGCGCACGGCGTTGGCGATGGGCGCGGACCGCGCCATCCTGATCCAGACCGATGACGAAGTCGAACCGCTGGGCGTTGCCAAGCTGCTCGCCAAGGTTCAGGAAGAGGAAGGCGCTGGCCTGATCATCCTGGGCAAGCAGGCGATCGACGATGACAGCAACCAGACCGGCCAGATGCTCGCCGCGCTGCTGAACCTGCCGCAGGGCACCTTTGCCAGCAAGGTTGAGGTCGAGGGCGACAAGGTCAACGTCACCCGCGAAGTCGATGGCGGCCTGGAGACGGTGAAGCTCAACACCCCGGCGATCATCACCACCGACCTGCGCCTCAACGAGCCGCGCTATGCGTCGCTGCCGAACATCATGAAGGCCAAGTCCAAGCCGCTGGCGAACAAGACCCCGGCTGATTACGGCGTCGACATCGCCGCCCGTCTGGAGACGCTCAAGGTCTCCGAACCGCCCAAGCGCTCGGCCGGCATCAAGGTTGCCGATGTCGATGAACTGGTGGCCAAGCTCAAGGCTCTGGGAGTTGCAGCATGA